Proteins encoded together in one Verrucomicrobiia bacterium window:
- a CDS encoding OmpA family protein — protein sequence MASFREAGWGEEFEAPEPGQAEDPEQPRLVLDRFRRGDAALRPHHTADIEGFVRQLAENPPEPGTRIVLIGHGDGSGDPESEEPLATDRARAVRRALRPALRQSGLTLPLRHQGQGEDEPVADGSTPEGRQQNRRVEVYLCPAEETGPSSAPGPLPGPGGPRVIHRPYGWSARRRYIPRHPGWRGPHRAFRPIRPIRPIRPLRPIRSIRRFRPIRPRIVGASRFRRPLGRLPLRRPVIRRAITPRRRIVVRRPLVRPRPARFSRPVIRRTLRPRR from the coding sequence TTGGCCTCATTCCGGGAAGCCGGGTGGGGCGAAGAATTCGAAGCTCCGGAGCCGGGACAGGCCGAGGATCCCGAACAGCCCCGGCTGGTGCTCGACAGATTCCGTCGGGGGGACGCGGCGCTTCGACCGCACCACACGGCCGACATTGAGGGCTTTGTCCGCCAGCTCGCGGAGAACCCGCCGGAACCAGGGACCCGGATCGTGCTGATTGGGCACGGGGACGGTTCGGGCGATCCGGAATCCGAGGAGCCGCTGGCCACGGACCGGGCCCGCGCCGTCCGCCGTGCCCTGCGCCCGGCGCTGCGGCAAAGCGGCCTGACCCTGCCGCTCCGTCACCAGGGCCAGGGCGAAGACGAACCGGTGGCGGACGGCAGCACACCCGAAGGCCGGCAACAGAATCGGCGGGTCGAGGTGTACCTGTGTCCCGCCGAGGAGACCGGGCCGTCGTCCGCTCCTGGCCCGCTTCCCGGTCCCGGCGGCCCCCGGGTCATCCATCGACCGTACGGATGGTCGGCACGCCGGCGCTACATCCCGCGGCATCCAGGCTGGCGCGGCCCTCATCGGGCGTTCCGACCGATCCGACCGATCCGTCCGATCCGTCCCCTCCGTCCGATCCGCTCGATCCGTCGGTTCCGCCCGATTCGACCCCGCATCGTCGGGGCCTCGCGATTCCGCCGCCCGCTGGGGCGCCTCCCGTTGAGGCGTCCCGTCATCCGGCGGGCGATCACGCCCCGGCGCCGGATCGTCGTTCGCCGACCCCTCGTTCGACCGCGTCCGGCCCGGTTTTCACGACCTGTGATCCGGCGGACCCTCCGGCCTCGCCGATGA
- a CDS encoding amidohydrolase family protein → MIIDCHCHAGAGDGLTGPWDTRAPLRDFLRWSAAAGIDRTVLFAAFHSDYLAANREVAAWVRRQPDRFLGFAFVHPERDRGRVQAMVREAVEVHGFVGIKVHRHDARITREICEVARRYRLPVLYDVMGEVWVCELLAREYPEVNFIIPHLGSFADDWRAQLALIDHLVRHPNVFTDTSGVRRFDLLEQALTRAGPHKLLFGSDGPWLHPGVELAKVHALELPPREAALVLGGNLLRLVNRAGLQRRPPGPITPRSVATEVAPRDPWEPVAEILVQ, encoded by the coding sequence ATGATCATCGACTGCCATTGTCATGCCGGGGCGGGGGACGGACTCACGGGTCCGTGGGACACACGCGCGCCCCTGCGGGACTTCCTGCGATGGAGCGCCGCGGCGGGGATCGACCGGACGGTGCTTTTCGCGGCGTTTCATTCCGACTACCTGGCCGCCAACCGCGAGGTGGCGGCGTGGGTACGACGCCAGCCGGACCGGTTCCTCGGGTTCGCCTTCGTCCATCCGGAACGGGATCGGGGAAGAGTACAGGCCATGGTGCGCGAGGCGGTGGAGGTTCACGGGTTTGTCGGGATCAAGGTGCACCGCCACGACGCGCGGATCACAAGGGAGATCTGCGAGGTGGCGCGGAGGTACCGGTTGCCCGTGCTCTACGACGTGATGGGGGAGGTCTGGGTGTGCGAACTGCTGGCAAGGGAGTATCCCGAAGTGAATTTCATCATCCCGCACCTGGGGAGCTTCGCCGACGACTGGCGGGCCCAACTGGCGTTGATCGATCACCTGGTCCGACACCCGAACGTCTTCACGGACACGTCAGGCGTGCGCCGCTTCGATCTGCTGGAGCAGGCGCTGACACGGGCCGGCCCGCACAAGCTGCTGTTCGGTTCGGACGGCCCGTGGCTGCATCCCGGGGTCGAGTTGGCGAAGGTGCACGCCCTGGAACTGCCCCCGCGGGAGGCAGCGCTGGTGTTGGGCGGGAACCTCCTACGCCTGGTCAACCGGGCCGGTCTGCAGCGGCGACCGCCGGGGCCCATCACTCCCCGATCCGTGGCGACGGAGGTGGCGCCCCGGGATCCGTGGGAACCTGTTGCGGAAATTCTGGTGCAGTGA
- the recR gene encoding recombination mediator RecR: MIRLPEPLIRLTAALSRLPGIGPRSAERIALHVVQSDPAQADQLAHALTEACHRIRLCERCGALTEDSPCVVCASPTRDPSLLCVVERPTDVLSVEKAGGFPGRFHVLGGRLSPINGVGPEDLRIDALEKRLAEEPVRELILALGTDVEGDATAHYLARRFARPELNVTRLAAGLPAGTGLDFADDVTLARAIEGRRPLDGTRP; this comes from the coding sequence GTGATCCGACTCCCCGAACCGTTGATTCGCCTTACCGCGGCCCTGAGCCGGCTTCCCGGCATCGGACCGCGGTCCGCCGAGCGCATAGCCCTGCACGTCGTTCAATCCGATCCCGCCCAGGCGGATCAACTCGCCCACGCCCTGACCGAGGCCTGCCATCGCATCCGGCTTTGCGAGCGGTGCGGTGCTCTCACCGAGGACAGTCCTTGCGTCGTCTGTGCCAGCCCCACCCGCGACCCGTCGCTCCTCTGCGTGGTGGAGCGGCCCACCGACGTCCTCAGCGTCGAGAAGGCGGGCGGGTTCCCGGGACGCTTCCATGTCCTCGGCGGCCGGCTTTCCCCCATCAACGGCGTCGGCCCCGAGGATCTGCGCATCGACGCGCTGGAGAAACGTCTCGCGGAGGAACCGGTCCGGGAACTCATCCTCGCCCTTGGAACCGACGTCGAAGGTGACGCCACCGCCCATTACCTCGCCCGACGATTTGCCCGCCCCGAACTCAACGTGACCCGCCTGGCCGCCGGGTTGCCAGCAGGCACCGGGCTGGATTTCGCCGATGATGTCACGCTGGCCCGGGCCATTGAGGGACGCCGGCCTCTCGACGGCACCCGACCGTGA
- a CDS encoding ParA family protein — MMSRWPGPLRDAGLSTAPDRESAPAGPADAASRFQSLAGPARGSLNRPVAAPIIAVANQKGGVGKTTTSINLAACLAALGRRVLLIDLDPQANATSGVGLEKTEGHSLYGPLLGEGTALDRIKPTPFERLAIIPSEVDLCGVELELGRFDDRLFRLRQLLDPVREQGVCDVVVLDCPPALGLLTLNALAATQHLIIPLQCEYYALEGISTIRRLLDQLKEGQINPSLHLLGVLMTMFDGRTRLSQQVVSEVREHFQGVVFDTVIPRTTRLAEAPSFGKPIIHYDPYSAAAAAYEIFAGEVSQRLGFPVEARAA; from the coding sequence ATGATGTCACGCTGGCCCGGGCCATTGAGGGACGCCGGCCTCTCGACGGCACCCGACCGTGAATCGGCGCCTGCCGGTCCTGCCGATGCGGCATCGAGGTTCCAAAGCCTTGCTGGTCCGGCCCGCGGCTCCTTAAATCGCCCCGTGGCTGCACCCATCATCGCCGTGGCGAATCAAAAGGGCGGCGTCGGCAAGACGACGACGTCCATCAACCTGGCGGCCTGTCTTGCCGCACTGGGCCGGAGGGTGTTGCTGATCGACCTGGATCCCCAGGCCAATGCCACGAGCGGGGTCGGCCTGGAGAAGACCGAAGGTCACAGCCTCTACGGCCCCCTGCTCGGAGAAGGCACCGCGCTCGACCGCATCAAGCCGACCCCCTTCGAGCGCCTGGCCATCATCCCCAGCGAAGTGGATCTCTGCGGGGTCGAACTCGAACTCGGCCGCTTCGACGACCGTCTCTTCCGCCTCCGCCAACTCCTCGACCCGGTCCGGGAACAAGGCGTCTGCGATGTGGTTGTCCTCGACTGCCCACCCGCCCTGGGTCTCCTGACCCTCAACGCCCTTGCCGCCACGCAGCACCTCATCATCCCGCTGCAATGCGAGTACTACGCGCTCGAGGGCATTTCGACGATCCGCCGCCTGCTTGACCAGTTGAAGGAGGGCCAGATCAATCCGTCGCTTCACCTGCTTGGAGTCCTGATGACCATGTTCGACGGGCGCACCCGCCTCTCCCAGCAGGTCGTTTCCGAGGTCCGCGAACACTTCCAGGGCGTCGTCTTCGACACCGTCATCCCCCGCACCACGCGGCTGGCCGAGGCGCCCAGTTTTGGCAAGCCCATCATCCACTACGATCCCTACAGCGCCGCCGCGGCCGCCTACGAAATCTTCGCCGGCGAGGTCAGCCAGCGCCTCGGGTTCCCGGTGGAGGCCAGGGCCGCCTGA
- a CDS encoding sigma-54-dependent Fis family transcriptional regulator, giving the protein MSRPTVCILPLGRAGGPPASEIESELRRCGIGIASPEASEANAVVVVFEDGDDEVVRRVHELAARHPCLMLAVATVRDGLHQGTVWRLIQAGAADVLVWSEHPALAEALAERIQRSREVDALCQSPTVRDSLVGESPSWRRLMHQVVEAARFTGSSLLIAGETGTGKELLARLVHALDARPGKGPFVVVDCTTVVPELAGSELFGHERGAFTHAVAARDGAFALADGGTLFLDEVGELPPVLQAELLRAVQERSFKRVGSNVWQQTRFRLICATNRDLVAASVRGRFRLDLYHRIATWTLQAPPLRERREDILPLARHFAAAASEILRAAETVFDPTVEEFLLTRPYRGNVRELRQLVLRMVARHVGPGPVTVGSIPEGDRLEAARELGSDWTSGDLEVALRRALAGGAGLQEIKERTADTAIGIALRDARGNVHQAALRLRVTDRAVQMRRAARRGGTCGMVRQLTAPEFPQQVPTDPGAPPPSPRIGE; this is encoded by the coding sequence ATGAGCCGCCCGACGGTCTGCATTCTCCCGCTGGGCCGGGCGGGCGGACCGCCGGCCTCGGAGATCGAATCGGAATTGCGCCGGTGCGGGATCGGGATTGCATCCCCTGAGGCCTCCGAGGCGAACGCGGTGGTGGTGGTGTTCGAGGACGGCGACGACGAGGTCGTACGCCGCGTGCATGAACTGGCGGCCCGCCATCCCTGCCTGATGCTGGCGGTGGCCACCGTCCGCGACGGGCTTCACCAGGGGACGGTCTGGCGCCTGATCCAGGCCGGGGCCGCCGACGTGCTGGTCTGGAGCGAGCATCCGGCCCTGGCCGAGGCGCTTGCGGAACGGATTCAACGAAGCCGGGAAGTGGACGCGTTGTGTCAGTCGCCCACGGTCCGGGACAGCCTGGTGGGAGAGAGTCCGTCGTGGAGACGCCTGATGCACCAGGTCGTGGAGGCGGCTCGATTCACCGGCAGTTCGCTGCTGATCGCTGGCGAAACCGGCACCGGCAAGGAACTCCTGGCGCGCCTGGTCCATGCCCTCGATGCGCGGCCCGGGAAGGGACCGTTTGTGGTGGTGGATTGCACCACCGTGGTGCCCGAACTGGCCGGAAGCGAACTCTTCGGCCACGAACGCGGCGCCTTCACGCACGCCGTCGCGGCCCGGGATGGGGCCTTCGCCCTCGCCGACGGGGGCACGCTGTTTCTCGACGAAGTCGGGGAGCTTCCGCCGGTGCTGCAGGCCGAGCTGCTTCGCGCCGTGCAGGAACGCAGCTTCAAGCGGGTCGGCAGCAACGTCTGGCAGCAAACCCGGTTCCGCCTGATCTGCGCGACCAACCGCGACCTGGTGGCCGCCTCGGTTCGGGGCCGGTTCCGACTCGATCTCTATCACCGGATCGCCACATGGACGCTGCAGGCGCCGCCGCTGAGGGAACGCCGCGAGGACATCCTGCCGCTCGCCCGGCACTTTGCCGCCGCCGCCAGTGAAATCCTCCGGGCCGCGGAGACGGTCTTCGATCCGACCGTCGAGGAGTTCCTCCTGACCCGCCCCTACCGCGGCAACGTCCGCGAGTTGCGCCAGTTGGTTCTGAGGATGGTGGCCCGCCATGTGGGTCCCGGACCGGTCACCGTTGGATCGATCCCGGAAGGCGACCGGTTGGAGGCCGCCCGGGAACTGGGGTCCGACTGGACCTCCGGCGACCTTGAAGTCGCCCTTCGCCGGGCCCTGGCCGGCGGCGCGGGACTCCAGGAGATCAAGGAACGGACCGCCGACACCGCCATCGGCATCGCCCTGCGCGATGCCCGCGGGAATGTTCATCAGGCGGCGCTTCGATTGCGCGTCACCGACCGGGCGGTGCAGATGCGCCGCGCCGCCCGACGGGGCGGGACGTGCGGGATGGTCCGCCAGCTCACTGCACCAGAATTTCCGCAACAGGTTCCCACGGATCCCGGGGCGCCACCTCCGTCGCCACGGATCGGGGAGTGA
- a CDS encoding YbaB/EbfC family nucleoid-associated protein, producing the protein MSSIGKLMKQAARIQKQLEVKQAELAAKTIEATSGGGAVKVIARCDGTIASIKIDPQAVQPDDITLLEDLVLTAANNALEQAKKVQNEEMGSVAGGLQLPGLI; encoded by the coding sequence ATGTCCAGCATTGGCAAGTTGATGAAGCAGGCGGCGCGGATCCAGAAGCAGCTCGAGGTCAAGCAGGCCGAACTGGCCGCCAAGACCATCGAGGCCACCAGCGGTGGCGGAGCCGTCAAGGTGATCGCCCGCTGCGATGGCACCATCGCCTCGATCAAGATCGATCCGCAGGCCGTTCAACCGGACGACATCACCCTCCTCGAGGATCTCGTCCTTACCGCCGCCAACAACGCCCTCGAACAGGCCAAGAAGGTTCAGAACGAGGAAATGGGCTCCGTGGCGGGGGGGCTCCAGCTCCCCGGCCTCATCTGA
- a CDS encoding iron-containing alcohol dehydrogenase family protein: MKKTSVEIPTLVRMKPGALDRLGIYCRRAAFRQVALLSSTGLPYPILNRVKTALGSEQIEVTHHLEVGSSDYDAAQETFRSLPVDLGAVVGLGGGKALDVAKYLSFLLRRPYLAVPTSLSNDGFCSPQSSLEIGGRRRSLAAAMPYGVVVDTAVCLEAPTVLWHAGVGDSVAKITAVADWKLAFHACGTPVDDFAALLSDATVFQLLASPTRSLEGIRLLATALMLNGVAMEIAGSSRPASGSEHLISHALDALNPRPRLHGLQVGVATYLVSQLQGQGTGRIAALFDATGFWDEIRRDPFVRADWIRAFQAAPGIKPGYYTVLSGRDCTGELASLLERDSRLAGLFV, encoded by the coding sequence ATGAAGAAGACCTCCGTCGAGATCCCCACCCTGGTGCGGATGAAGCCGGGAGCGCTGGATCGGCTGGGCATTTACTGCCGGCGGGCCGCCTTCCGGCAGGTGGCCCTCCTCAGTAGCACCGGCCTGCCCTACCCCATCCTGAACCGTGTCAAGACCGCCCTGGGCAGCGAACAGATCGAGGTGACGCACCACCTCGAGGTCGGCTCGTCCGATTACGATGCGGCGCAGGAGACCTTTCGCTCGCTGCCCGTCGATCTCGGCGCGGTCGTGGGTCTGGGCGGCGGCAAGGCGCTCGACGTCGCCAAGTACCTGTCGTTCCTCCTGCGCCGGCCTTACCTGGCGGTGCCGACATCGCTGTCCAACGACGGCTTCTGCAGTCCGCAATCGAGTCTGGAGATCGGGGGGCGGCGGCGTTCGCTGGCAGCGGCCATGCCATACGGGGTCGTGGTGGACACGGCCGTCTGCCTCGAAGCTCCGACCGTCCTCTGGCATGCCGGCGTGGGCGACTCCGTGGCCAAGATCACCGCGGTGGCGGATTGGAAACTCGCATTCCATGCGTGCGGGACGCCGGTGGACGACTTCGCCGCACTGCTCTCGGATGCCACCGTATTCCAGTTGCTGGCCAGTCCGACCCGCAGCCTGGAAGGGATCCGATTGCTGGCCACCGCCCTCATGCTCAACGGGGTGGCCATGGAGATCGCGGGTTCGTCCCGCCCCGCCAGCGGGAGCGAGCATCTGATTTCGCATGCCCTCGACGCCCTGAATCCGCGTCCGCGCCTGCACGGGTTGCAGGTGGGTGTGGCGACCTACCTTGTCAGTCAACTCCAGGGGCAGGGCACCGGCCGCATCGCAGCCCTGTTCGATGCGACCGGCTTCTGGGACGAGATCCGCCGCGACCCGTTTGTCCGGGCGGACTGGATCCGGGCATTCCAGGCCGCGCCCGGGATCAAGCCGGGCTATTACACCGTGCTGTCCGGTCGCGATTGCACGGGGGAACTCGCTTCCCTGCTCGAACGCGACTCCCGCCTGGCCGGACTGTTCGTCTGA
- a CDS encoding 8-amino-7-oxononanoate synthase — MKETLVRVIVTVTDHGDPSLPVRNARVWVRPAAGRTQARAAKASPPECVAEEPVSARTDDTGQALLQLKPGDWQIATDAFRQQDEKEYVKDIRVSETCTDQRVSLEIPVYFKLGISVCGRDNKPGTCQGPVPAGAPLLFEVRTGDGSRAIRFADPVVAEVFSPWDRAIPLGNPAELRFVSYAGHSGAGNLEITAILRHGNDPEGAHIVTQETVPVAPVPLTAVSGDVSVTMRRTATIPTPDLPLWVVIRKSTEALSFDRYLEYMNLVLCGVDPETKQLLTRPGEWQNRVFGDRSKTVFERLRQRRFLPYTDSDAYRVLKTATEAFVLTNCGIKTDELFRHPFTDADARDVAERVGFDGTFTRRRLESLWRGDPVSGESGYLEKVNGAKTLVYLKLIADKLPDVRIKRALFDGDRDFWAGLPEGCFGIVESKLTNPCLLELIWSYWNEEGMLVQTMNAISLRFQNRRIAENDPLANMEIDPLRPLNNLLWGYIQDEQHRLTLQRRSYEYEHHYGLRLEGRAVGEPRVADTRSKLIEAFHNLLHLCSVFFRQDDDTTFKADGFPLLNALKEVHRIIAEGAHNQFGDLPSTARIEMLMQQWLLARPEFREYLPTRLMVAYSEPWMDRVDAMKKLQGWTDSSIADFHTLATFGEQILLTIRYGSWSEVNDREHASNWARYWRSEIQGYIHSYRAVTSVDLTSEFTETRLHREAYLPPSVHLRRRLEAQRGGGPTADPPQAAPVRRAGRVATTRIRESSRVVR; from the coding sequence ATGAAAGAAACCCTTGTCAGAGTGATTGTGACCGTGACGGACCACGGCGACCCATCCCTGCCCGTCCGGAATGCCCGCGTATGGGTCCGCCCCGCAGCCGGCCGGACCCAGGCTCGCGCGGCCAAGGCGTCCCCTCCCGAGTGTGTGGCCGAGGAACCGGTGTCGGCGCGCACCGATGACACCGGTCAGGCCCTCCTGCAGTTGAAGCCAGGCGATTGGCAGATCGCCACGGATGCCTTCCGCCAGCAGGATGAGAAGGAATACGTCAAGGACATCCGAGTGAGTGAGACGTGCACCGATCAGCGTGTCTCCTTGGAAATCCCGGTGTACTTCAAGCTGGGCATTTCTGTTTGCGGGCGGGACAACAAGCCCGGCACATGCCAGGGCCCGGTCCCCGCGGGCGCGCCACTTCTGTTTGAGGTGCGGACGGGCGACGGTTCCAGGGCGATCCGGTTCGCCGATCCGGTCGTGGCAGAAGTCTTCTCCCCGTGGGATCGGGCCATTCCGCTCGGCAATCCCGCCGAGTTGCGGTTCGTCTCGTACGCGGGCCACTCGGGCGCCGGAAACCTGGAGATCACGGCCATCCTGCGACACGGGAACGATCCTGAAGGTGCCCACATCGTGACGCAGGAAACGGTGCCGGTGGCGCCGGTGCCGCTGACCGCGGTGAGCGGCGACGTGTCCGTGACCATGCGTCGTACGGCGACGATTCCGACCCCGGACCTGCCGCTCTGGGTGGTGATCCGGAAGAGCACGGAGGCCCTCTCCTTCGATCGGTATCTCGAGTACATGAACCTGGTCCTCTGCGGCGTCGATCCGGAGACGAAGCAGTTGCTGACCCGCCCGGGGGAGTGGCAAAACCGGGTGTTCGGAGACCGCTCGAAGACGGTCTTTGAACGGCTGCGCCAACGACGATTCCTGCCCTACACCGATTCCGACGCCTACCGGGTGCTCAAGACCGCGACCGAGGCCTTTGTCCTCACCAACTGCGGGATCAAGACGGACGAACTGTTCCGTCATCCGTTCACCGATGCTGACGCCCGCGACGTGGCGGAAAGGGTTGGCTTCGACGGCACCTTCACGCGGCGGCGGTTGGAATCGCTCTGGCGCGGCGATCCGGTTTCGGGCGAGTCGGGCTATCTGGAGAAGGTCAACGGGGCGAAGACCCTGGTGTATCTCAAGCTGATCGCCGACAAGTTGCCGGATGTCCGGATCAAGCGGGCGCTGTTCGACGGGGACCGGGACTTCTGGGCCGGCCTCCCCGAGGGCTGTTTTGGAATCGTGGAGAGCAAGCTGACGAATCCCTGCCTGCTCGAACTGATCTGGTCGTACTGGAACGAGGAGGGAATGCTGGTGCAGACGATGAACGCCATCAGTCTGCGGTTCCAGAACCGCCGCATCGCGGAGAACGACCCGCTGGCGAACATGGAGATCGACCCGCTGCGTCCGCTCAACAACCTCCTCTGGGGGTACATCCAGGATGAGCAGCATCGACTCACCCTCCAGCGGCGCTCCTACGAGTACGAGCACCACTACGGGCTCCGCCTCGAGGGCAGGGCGGTGGGCGAACCCCGCGTCGCCGACACGCGGTCGAAGCTGATCGAGGCCTTCCACAACCTGCTTCACCTCTGCTCGGTGTTCTTCAGGCAGGACGACGACACGACCTTCAAGGCGGACGGATTCCCGCTGCTCAATGCCCTGAAGGAAGTCCACCGGATCATCGCCGAGGGGGCGCACAACCAGTTCGGGGATCTTCCCTCGACCGCCCGCATCGAGATGCTGATGCAACAGTGGCTCCTGGCGCGGCCGGAGTTCCGGGAGTACCTGCCGACCCGCCTCATGGTGGCCTATTCCGAGCCGTGGATGGACCGGGTGGACGCCATGAAGAAGCTCCAGGGATGGACCGATTCGTCGATCGCGGACTTCCATACCCTGGCGACGTTCGGGGAGCAGATCCTCCTGACCATCCGCTATGGAAGTTGGAGCGAGGTGAACGATCGCGAGCACGCCTCCAACTGGGCCCGTTACTGGCGGTCGGAGATCCAGGGCTACATCCACTCGTATCGGGCCGTCACCAGCGTGGACCTCACCTCGGAATTCACCGAGACCCGGCTGCATCGCGAGGCGTACCTGCCGCCTTCGGTGCACTTGCGACGGCGACTCGAGGCCCAACGCGGCGGTGGGCCAACCGCCGACCCCCCCCAGGCAGCCCCCGTTCGTCGGGCCGGACGTGTCGCAACGACACGGATCCGGGAGAGTTCACGCGTGGTCCGTTGA
- a CDS encoding NPCBM/NEW2 domain-containing protein: MRIAGGRRIGGVFGWTNRAGVRIGVVGIAALLGSGAMPARMGAATMEWTLQTRDLETGEAVLSRERVDPRRVGVIAVDVWNYHWCKTATLRVDAIVPRLNRALEAARELGMTVMLCPSDVVDNYAGFAQREAVLALPGTPVPKVMEVTCPPVPDAGGCACGRERCAGNYGWDGMHPGLRIGEGDWMPDTQEEVYAICRKFGLTHLLYMGFHTQVCLLGKPMGLRAMKSAGLQCVLARDMTDAHPGYDPSRGFTPDGNTGEVVSHFERYLAPTVHFGEELRRMGRWRDDGTVLDPVRIAPWGTTMRPHLFEEPIVVSLATPLQPGAEIRFTLDGTVPLVTSPRYGGPLRVTETTRLRAAGFDGGRLVSAESEGVFVKLAPQPPMPDVRIGDLEPIRNVGFGHTYGGEVRYSGDTRPPQKDRSNRGDPIRIQRRVYERGLGVHAPCAVSYRIEPGYERFVGLAGVDEHLLDRSYGSNLARYPSVVFKVFLDGREVASSPVMRIQFPAWRFNVPLPQGAQVLTLVAMDAGDGNREDLANWADAGFVRKR; this comes from the coding sequence ATGAGGATCGCAGGTGGAAGGCGGATAGGCGGGGTGTTCGGGTGGACCAATCGGGCTGGGGTGCGGATCGGCGTGGTGGGGATCGCCGCATTGTTGGGGTCGGGCGCCATGCCGGCCCGGATGGGGGCGGCAACGATGGAATGGACCCTGCAGACGAGGGACCTGGAAACGGGCGAGGCGGTGCTGTCGCGGGAGCGGGTGGATCCGCGCCGGGTGGGCGTCATCGCGGTGGATGTCTGGAACTACCATTGGTGCAAGACCGCCACCCTGCGGGTGGATGCCATCGTGCCGCGCCTGAACCGGGCCCTCGAGGCGGCCCGGGAACTGGGCATGACGGTGATGCTCTGTCCGAGTGACGTCGTGGACAACTACGCGGGGTTCGCCCAGAGGGAGGCCGTCCTGGCGCTGCCCGGGACCCCGGTTCCGAAAGTGATGGAGGTGACTTGTCCGCCGGTACCTGACGCGGGCGGGTGTGCGTGCGGGCGCGAGCGTTGTGCGGGCAACTACGGGTGGGACGGGATGCATCCCGGGTTGCGGATCGGGGAGGGGGATTGGATGCCTGACACGCAGGAGGAGGTGTATGCGATCTGCCGGAAGTTCGGATTGACCCACCTCCTCTACATGGGATTTCACACCCAGGTGTGCCTGCTGGGGAAGCCGATGGGGCTGCGGGCCATGAAGTCCGCGGGATTGCAGTGCGTGCTGGCCCGGGACATGACGGATGCGCATCCCGGTTACGATCCCTCGCGGGGTTTCACGCCGGATGGAAACACCGGGGAAGTGGTGTCGCATTTCGAGCGGTACCTGGCGCCCACCGTTCATTTCGGCGAGGAACTGAGGCGGATGGGGCGGTGGCGGGACGATGGCACGGTCCTGGATCCGGTTCGGATCGCGCCCTGGGGTACGACCATGCGTCCGCATCTCTTCGAGGAACCCATCGTCGTCAGCCTCGCGACTCCGCTGCAGCCGGGTGCCGAGATCCGGTTCACCCTGGATGGCACGGTTCCCCTGGTGACCTCGCCGCGGTATGGCGGACCGCTTCGGGTGACGGAGACCACGCGGTTGCGGGCGGCGGGCTTCGACGGGGGCAGGCTGGTGAGCGCGGAATCGGAGGGGGTGTTCGTGAAGCTGGCGCCGCAGCCGCCCATGCCGGACGTGCGGATCGGGGATCTCGAACCGATCCGCAACGTGGGGTTCGGACACACCTACGGGGGCGAGGTGCGGTATTCGGGGGACACGCGTCCGCCGCAGAAAGACCGGTCCAACCGCGGGGATCCGATCCGCATTCAACGGCGGGTGTACGAGCGCGGGCTGGGCGTCCATGCGCCCTGTGCGGTGAGTTACCGGATCGAGCCCGGGTACGAACGGTTCGTGGGGCTGGCCGGCGTGGACGAACACCTGCTGGACCGGAGTTACGGGTCGAATCTCGCGCGGTACCCGAGTGTGGTGTTCAAGGTGTTCCTCGACGGCCGTGAAGTGGCTTCGAGTCCGGTCATGCGCATTCAGTTCCCGGCCTGGCGGTTCAACGTGCCGTTGCCGCAGGGGGCCCAGGTGCTGACGCTGGTGGCCATGGACGCCGGGGATGGCAACCGGGAGGACCTGGCGAACTGGGCGGACGCGGGCTTTGTGCGGAAGCGGTGA